The genome window CCTAATACGAGTAAGCGATCAGCAACTTCGACGATTTGTATTTGTTTATTTGGTGCCAAGGCGACGCTCGACAATACGTTCATTACATCTTTTACAGGAAAGCGTGAATTCCGAGTCTTAGACATAACCTTTAAGACATACATCATAACAGTCGTTAGGCCACCAAAAACAAAGATCACTTTTACAAGTAGCCAAAGAGTGCTCGCGCCCTCTTCTTCTTTGCCGTATCTATCTTGAATTGGATTGCTTTCCTCGATAGCTTCGCTACCTGATTCCGATTTTTTCGATTCTGGATTTTCTTTGTCCGAAGATTCCTTGGAATTTTTGTTGGTTTCTAGACCTAATTCTTTCTGGAGCAACATATCCAAGTCTGTTCTTTTTTCTTG of Leptospira sp. GIMC2001 contains these proteins:
- a CDS encoding FliO/MopB family protein, translated to MVRWTFALIFLATSFSAVYSQEKRTDLDMLLQKELGLETNKNSKESSDKENPESKKSESGSEAIEESNPIQDRYGKEEEGASTLWLLVKVIFVFGGLTTVMMYVLKVMSKTRNSRFPVKDVMNVLSSVALAPNKQIQIVEVADRLLVLGVGDQSVNFLTEITSIDEKNRILKLKEEFQPSQENFLVTLLESFKELTPRMKKQETDLQFGEDEELKELEIRHKQTLERLKLRNKELGIDLGGKA